From Calothrix sp. PCC 6303, a single genomic window includes:
- a CDS encoding DUF1822 family protein → MNSLFTTNLETYLDWNLLNETRTGLSLEDVQKAAKLSQSIRLPEQRWQVYISGLAVFGFERWLKERAPDLEVTSDAASIWQPELGNFVSSACNIQVGDFKICLLTANNISRHPNVPFGVFDVPSLAAQFYVLMQVIEEEQQVAIFGFLSYQEYQRYQQNTHPEPAKDWTYSLPISLFNLDTENLLLNLRCLDASAVQLPATTTVVNADVLTALKKKLKTLKPQLKTQPIWNLLTPAEGVILLSHQDLIKWIEQGQSKIMAKSSARSLININNWLQNQVDRVAQELGWMLMPSLSPSQLRLRDAEDNFEMVQTSLQRQGINLPPTAKGAYIGIDAEHGSLRLYAIAWVLPDTAESPGWILLTILAPQPGSPMPQKLTLEVCDEMQILFDETLDDTSLGMLYAQVMGEMHEQFWVTVTADEVVFEMPALGMEG, encoded by the coding sequence ATGAACTCTTTATTTACAACTAATTTAGAAACCTATCTCGATTGGAACTTGCTGAATGAAACGCGAACTGGACTGTCATTGGAAGATGTTCAGAAAGCGGCAAAATTAAGCCAATCGATTCGTTTGCCTGAGCAACGCTGGCAAGTTTATATTTCTGGATTAGCAGTTTTTGGATTTGAAAGATGGCTGAAGGAACGCGCTCCCGATTTAGAGGTTACAAGTGATGCTGCCTCAATTTGGCAACCTGAATTAGGAAATTTTGTGTCATCTGCTTGCAATATTCAAGTGGGAGATTTTAAAATATGTTTGCTCACCGCTAATAATATTTCTCGACATCCTAATGTTCCCTTTGGAGTTTTTGATGTTCCTAGTTTAGCTGCTCAATTCTATGTATTAATGCAAGTAATAGAAGAAGAACAGCAAGTGGCAATATTTGGGTTTCTCAGTTATCAGGAATATCAGCGGTACCAACAAAATACACATCCAGAACCAGCAAAAGATTGGACATATAGTTTGCCTATTTCCTTGTTTAATCTGGATACAGAGAATTTGTTGTTGAACTTGCGCTGTTTAGATGCTAGTGCGGTGCAGTTACCTGCAACTACAACAGTTGTAAATGCTGATGTATTGACAGCATTGAAAAAGAAGTTGAAGACACTAAAACCCCAACTCAAAACTCAGCCAATATGGAATTTACTAACGCCAGCAGAGGGAGTAATATTACTGAGTCATCAAGACTTAATCAAGTGGATTGAACAGGGACAAAGCAAAATCATGGCTAAATCATCCGCACGCTCATTAATCAACATCAACAACTGGTTACAGAATCAAGTCGATAGAGTTGCACAGGAATTAGGTTGGATGCTAATGCCTTCATTATCCCCATCACAACTGCGGTTGCGGGATGCTGAAGACAATTTTGAAATGGTTCAAACCAGTTTACAGAGACAGGGAATCAATCTACCCCCCACTGCCAAAGGTGCTTATATTGGCATTGATGCTGAACATGGTAGTTTGCGACTGTATGCGATTGCATGGGTACTTCCAGATACCGCAGAAAGCCCCGGCTGGATTTTGTTAACTATTTTAGCTCCTCAACCAGGTTCCCCAATGCCGCAAAAATTAACCCTGGAAGTATGCGACGAAATGCAAATACTATTTGATGAAACTTTAGATGATACCAGTCTAGGAATGCTTTATGCCCAAGTGATGGGTGAGATGCATGAACAATTTTGGGTGACAGTTACCGCTGATGAAGTGGTGTTTGAAATGCCAGCTTTGGGAATGGAAGGGTGA
- a CDS encoding IS110 family transposase, whose protein sequence is MENTSQWIGIDVSKATLDVYIRPIGKALKVANTESGIVDLVEQLLSYDLNIIVIEATGGLETELIIQLQAALLPVALINPRQGRDFAKATGKLAKTDAIDAQILAHFGEAMKPQILAIESESARQLSELISRRRQLVEMQTAEKNRSARARGKALLDVEEHIKHLDERLEKLNQEIEQLTQNNQQWIDKANLLKTTPGIGKVISTTLVSDLPELGQLTSKQISRLVGVAPINHDSGQHKGKRMINGGRAHVRATLYMGALVAIRHNPIIKAFYDRLVERGKPKKLAITACVHKMLVILNAMVRESKPWSAAQDNLQTT, encoded by the coding sequence ATGGAAAATACCTCTCAGTGGATAGGCATCGACGTAAGTAAAGCGACACTTGATGTTTACATCCGTCCAATTGGGAAAGCATTAAAGGTCGCAAATACTGAGTCAGGAATAGTAGATTTAGTTGAACAACTATTATCATACGATTTAAATATAATCGTAATTGAAGCCACAGGTGGGTTAGAAACTGAACTTATAATTCAACTACAAGCAGCACTTTTACCAGTTGCATTAATTAATCCACGCCAAGGACGAGATTTTGCCAAAGCCACAGGAAAATTAGCCAAAACTGACGCTATTGATGCACAAATATTAGCGCACTTTGGGGAAGCAATGAAGCCCCAAATATTGGCAATTGAATCTGAATCTGCACGTCAACTCTCAGAATTAATTAGTCGAAGAAGACAATTAGTCGAGATGCAAACTGCTGAAAAAAACCGAAGTGCTCGCGCTCGTGGTAAAGCATTGCTCGATGTGGAGGAGCATATAAAACACCTTGATGAACGTCTGGAGAAACTAAATCAAGAAATTGAGCAACTAACCCAAAACAACCAACAATGGATTGATAAAGCTAATTTGCTCAAAACTACTCCTGGCATTGGTAAAGTTATTTCTACAACTCTAGTTTCTGATTTACCAGAACTTGGTCAATTAACTTCCAAACAAATATCGCGTTTAGTAGGTGTTGCTCCAATTAATCATGATAGTGGACAACATAAAGGTAAACGTATGATTAATGGTGGTCGTGCTCATGTTCGTGCAACTCTTTATATGGGTGCTTTGGTTGCAATACGTCATAACCCAATTATCAAGGCTTTTTATGACCGTCTTGTTGAACGTGGTAAGCCAAAGAAATTAGCGATTACAGCCTGTGTTCATAAAATGTTAGTTATTTTGAATGCTATGGTTCGGGAAAGTAAACCTTGGTCTGCTGCACAAGATAATTTACAAACAACTTAA